The proteins below are encoded in one region of Pontibacter deserti:
- the pdhA gene encoding pyruvate dehydrogenase (acetyl-transferring) E1 component subunit alpha — MEQQPLQNINLNPEQAKKLLYQMLLIRRFEEKSAEMYTKEKIRGFLHLYVGEEAVAVGVMQALRPEDNVLCTYREHGHALVRGLEPGVIMAEMYGKLEGCSRGRGGSMHLFDAKTKFYGGNAIVAGHLAMAVGLGLADKKMKRNQITCCFFGEGAMAEGAFHEAMNLAALWQVPVLFICENNLYAMGTAIKYTHAQTDLEKKGAAYGIASASVDGMDLMAVMQAANTAAESIRQTEQPYFLVCNTYRFRAHSMFDAELYREKSEVEEWKKQDPITGFFKYLTQQQILTDHNYKELEAQVEQEINKAVEFAETCNWEPVEELAKYTYSER, encoded by the coding sequence ATGGAACAACAACCGCTGCAAAATATAAATCTAAACCCAGAGCAAGCCAAAAAACTGCTCTACCAGATGCTGCTTATCCGCAGGTTTGAGGAGAAGTCGGCGGAGATGTATACCAAGGAGAAGATCCGTGGTTTTCTGCATTTGTATGTTGGCGAAGAGGCGGTAGCCGTGGGTGTGATGCAGGCGCTACGGCCGGAGGATAATGTACTGTGCACCTACCGGGAGCATGGTCATGCGCTGGTGCGCGGCTTGGAACCAGGAGTGATCATGGCGGAAATGTATGGCAAACTGGAAGGCTGTAGTCGTGGTCGCGGTGGCTCTATGCACCTGTTCGATGCTAAAACAAAGTTCTATGGCGGAAATGCGATTGTAGCTGGTCACCTGGCGATGGCAGTTGGGTTGGGTTTGGCAGACAAGAAGATGAAACGAAATCAGATCACCTGTTGCTTTTTTGGCGAAGGCGCCATGGCCGAAGGAGCTTTTCACGAAGCCATGAACCTGGCGGCGCTCTGGCAGGTGCCGGTGCTGTTTATTTGCGAAAACAACCTGTACGCCATGGGCACTGCCATAAAGTATACCCACGCCCAAACCGATCTGGAGAAGAAAGGAGCCGCTTATGGTATAGCTTCTGCTTCGGTAGACGGCATGGATCTGATGGCGGTGATGCAGGCCGCCAACACGGCGGCTGAAAGTATACGCCAGACGGAGCAGCCATACTTTCTGGTTTGCAATACCTACCGCTTCCGGGCGCACTCTATGTTCGATGCTGAATTATACCGTGAGAAAAGCGAAGTAGAAGAATGGAAAAAACAAGACCCTATAACTGGCTTCTTTAAGTACCTAACACAACAGCAGATTCTTACTGATCATAATTATAAAGAGTTGGAAGCACAGGTAGAGCAGGAAATAAACAAAGCTGTTGAGTTTGCCGAAACCTGCAACTGGGAGCCGGTGGAGGAACTTGCAAAGTATACTTACAGCGAAAGATAA
- a CDS encoding alpha-ketoacid dehydrogenase subunit beta yields MPGQLITYRECLKQAIRDALLGDERVFVMGEDVGRYGGAFAVSKNLLQEFGSERIMDTPLSEAGFVGAGIGAALGGMRPIVEIMTVNFSLLALDQIANNAATLLHMSGGQFNVPLVIRMSAGIGRQLAAQHSHSWEPLFAHLPGLRILSAGTHEDARHMLAPALADPDPVIIFEYTSLLNLEKELPENISQVDVSKAKVRREGKDISIITYGTGVYKALTAAEELAASGIDAEVLDLRVLRPLDDETILASVTKTNRAFIVEDASRSVSISSEVSARIMERCFYDLDAPVQRLCGAEVPIPYPKHLEDAAVPQPAQIVSSIKTMLQHA; encoded by the coding sequence ATGCCTGGTCAACTGATCACATACCGCGAGTGCCTGAAGCAAGCCATACGGGATGCCTTGCTGGGTGATGAACGAGTGTTTGTAATGGGTGAAGATGTAGGGCGATACGGAGGCGCTTTTGCAGTGAGCAAGAACCTGTTACAAGAATTCGGATCGGAGCGTATCATGGACACACCTTTGTCGGAGGCAGGTTTTGTGGGTGCAGGCATTGGTGCTGCCCTGGGCGGCATGCGGCCAATTGTAGAGATCATGACCGTAAACTTCAGCCTGCTGGCTCTTGACCAGATCGCCAACAATGCTGCCACGCTGCTGCATATGTCGGGTGGGCAGTTTAATGTGCCGCTGGTGATACGCATGAGCGCCGGAATTGGCAGGCAATTGGCCGCGCAGCACTCGCATAGTTGGGAGCCGCTGTTCGCACACCTGCCCGGTTTGCGCATACTATCAGCGGGCACTCACGAAGACGCCCGTCACATGCTCGCCCCTGCCCTTGCCGACCCGGATCCGGTCATCATCTTCGAATATACTTCGCTGCTAAACCTGGAAAAAGAGCTGCCAGAAAATATAAGCCAAGTAGATGTCAGCAAAGCTAAAGTTCGGCGCGAAGGCAAGGATATTTCCATCATCACCTATGGTACCGGTGTGTACAAGGCTTTAACTGCTGCCGAAGAGCTGGCGGCCTCAGGGATAGATGCCGAGGTGTTAGACCTGCGCGTGCTGCGTCCGTTAGACGATGAAACTATACTTGCTTCGGTTACTAAAACCAACCGCGCGTTTATAGTGGAAGATGCCAGCAGATCGGTGAGCATATCATCAGAAGTGAGTGCCCGCATTATGGAGCGCTGCTTTTACGACCTGGATGCGCCGGTGCAGCGGCTGTGCGGAGCCGAAGTGCCTATCCCCTATCCCAAGCATTTAGAAGACGCCGCCGTGCCTCAACCAGCCCAGATTGTATCCTCCATCAAAACCATGCTGCAACATGCTTGA
- a CDS encoding SRPBCC family protein: MGGRRSNSSGKWVIAALVAYVAVVAIFRRKYVNWGSTKEEQLQPLPGDELMDHASAHHAITIHAPVTEVWAWLVQIGQDRAGFYSYSFLENLVRADIHNADSIVPEWQHLKAGDTIRLGSRKVYGDKTLLRVTALEENHFIVLQGWGAFVLQPLDAHTTRFIIRSHGQKEGWLKRMLLFLLFDPIHFIMERRMMLGIKERAERKINID; this comes from the coding sequence ATGGGCGGGAGAAGATCTAACAGTTCCGGTAAGTGGGTAATAGCTGCGCTAGTTGCTTATGTAGCCGTTGTTGCCATTTTCAGGAGGAAGTATGTTAACTGGGGGAGTACTAAAGAAGAGCAGCTACAGCCTTTGCCCGGAGATGAATTAATGGACCATGCGTCTGCACATCATGCCATTACCATACATGCACCTGTAACGGAAGTATGGGCCTGGCTGGTGCAGATAGGGCAGGACCGGGCCGGATTTTATAGTTACTCTTTCCTGGAAAACCTTGTGCGGGCAGATATTCATAATGCTGATAGTATTGTACCGGAATGGCAACACCTGAAAGCCGGTGACACCATCAGGCTTGGCTCCCGAAAAGTATACGGCGACAAAACACTGCTGCGCGTGACAGCGCTGGAAGAAAATCATTTTATAGTATTACAGGGCTGGGGTGCTTTTGTACTTCAACCGTTGGATGCGCATACTACTCGTTTCATCATTCGTTCTCATGGGCAAAAAGAGGGGTGGCTAAAACGCATGCTGCTCTTCCTGCTATTCGACCCGATACATTTTATAATGGAGCGCAGAATGATGCTTGGTATAAAAGAAAGAGCTGAGCGTAAGATTAACATTGATTAA
- a CDS encoding dihydrolipoamide acetyltransferase family protein, with protein sequence MLEYKMPSLGADMESGFLREWRVKAGDKIRKGDIIAEVETQKGIVEIEVFDEGIIGELLVQADEQVPVGRTMATILTEEEAGKAATVPTKAAAPLIEKAVAPPHHIRASPLARRIASEKGIDIATIHGTGPDGAVTREDVEHAIAAQVAPPATMSEKPELSKEAAPARPEEKPVTPAIEVPPAAPKEPPKAPVASAETIRMAVAAAMSKSNREVPHYYLETKTDMQPALTWLTEANKQRPVKERLLPAVLLIKAVAKALSDVPDLNAWWENGLQRKESINVGYVVALRTGGIMVPTIHDADTKSLDEVMLALNDLIPRARALRLRSSELADSTITVTSLGEGGVETVYGVIYPPQVALVGFGGITEQPWTENGMLAVRPVLKITLAADHRASDGSTGSRFLTAIKNYLQQPDKL encoded by the coding sequence ATGCTTGAATATAAAATGCCTAGCCTCGGTGCCGATATGGAAAGCGGCTTTCTGCGTGAGTGGCGTGTAAAGGCCGGCGACAAGATCCGTAAAGGAGACATCATTGCTGAAGTGGAAACGCAGAAAGGCATTGTAGAGATCGAAGTGTTTGATGAAGGTATAATTGGTGAACTGCTGGTTCAGGCAGATGAACAGGTACCCGTAGGAAGAACTATGGCAACTATACTTACCGAAGAAGAAGCAGGCAAAGCAGCAACTGTACCGACAAAGGCTGCCGCCCCTTTAATTGAAAAAGCTGTAGCACCACCACACCACATACGCGCCTCACCGCTGGCCAGAAGAATTGCTTCTGAGAAAGGAATTGATATTGCCACTATACATGGTACGGGCCCAGACGGAGCTGTTACAAGGGAGGATGTAGAGCACGCCATAGCTGCACAAGTTGCTCCTCCAGCAACGATGTCAGAAAAACCTGAACTGAGTAAAGAAGCTGCGCCCGCAAGACCGGAAGAAAAGCCTGTTACTCCAGCGATAGAAGTTCCGCCAGCTGCCCCTAAAGAACCTCCTAAAGCACCGGTCGCCTCAGCTGAAACTATACGCATGGCCGTAGCCGCTGCCATGAGCAAATCGAATCGGGAAGTGCCGCATTATTACCTCGAAACTAAAACTGACATGCAACCTGCGCTTACCTGGCTGACAGAAGCAAACAAGCAAAGGCCGGTAAAAGAGCGGTTACTACCGGCGGTGCTGCTGATAAAAGCTGTAGCAAAAGCTCTATCTGATGTGCCAGACCTGAATGCCTGGTGGGAAAACGGGCTACAGCGAAAGGAAAGTATAAATGTGGGCTATGTGGTAGCATTGCGGACAGGTGGCATTATGGTACCGACTATACACGATGCCGATACAAAATCGCTGGATGAAGTCATGCTGGCGCTGAACGACCTGATTCCGAGAGCACGTGCCCTGCGGTTGCGTAGCTCTGAATTAGCCGACTCTACTATCACCGTTACCAGTTTGGGCGAAGGCGGCGTGGAAACTGTTTATGGTGTGATTTACCCTCCGCAGGTGGCCTTGGTTGGTTTTGGTGGCATAACTGAACAGCCCTGGACTGAGAACGGCATGCTGGCTGTGAGGCCTGTACTCAAAATCACACTCGCCGCTGACCACCGCGCCTCCGACGGCAGCA
- the acsA gene encoding acetate--CoA ligase has protein sequence MAVTPNLQDYTSVTAGFSWEKEQSSLTGLPNNQGLNIAHEAIDRHATSELKDQVAFRFIHKDRSVMDCTYKDYLELTNRFANVLGELNVNKGDRIFSFLGRIPELYFAALGTLKKVAVFCPLFNVFGPEPVFQRLSRGDAKVLVTTKDLFEKKVRQLLERLPELKYVLLTDIDQDEDEQIRSLPRLMEQASDEFIIPPTDPEDPALLHFTSGTTGMPKGALHVHKAVLVHYVTGKYVLDFHPGDIYWCTADPGWVTGTSYGIIAPLVNGVTNVVDEEEFDATRWYSILEEQKVNVWYTAPTGIRRLMRMNINPREKYNLENLRLMLSVGEPLHAEAVVWGEKNFGMPFLDNWWQTETGGIMIANYRAMQVKPGSMGKPLPGVEAAIAEVIDDSFRIIEEPDKDGHLVLKRGWPSMFRTYLHDEERYNKSFHGDWYITGDLAKRDTEGYYWFVGRADDIIKTSGHMVGPFEVESALMEHPAIAEAAVIGKPDQLIGELVKAFIVLKPEQHADENLKMDITAHARRKLGPAVAPKEIAFIDNLPKTRSGKILRRLLKARELGLPEGDLSTLEQP, from the coding sequence ATGGCTGTAACCCCAAACTTACAGGATTATACTTCTGTCACCGCTGGTTTCAGTTGGGAAAAGGAACAGTCTAGCCTAACCGGTTTACCAAACAACCAGGGCCTCAACATTGCACACGAGGCCATTGACCGACATGCCACAAGCGAATTAAAGGATCAGGTTGCCTTCCGCTTTATTCATAAAGACAGGTCTGTAATGGACTGCACCTACAAAGATTACCTGGAGCTGACCAACCGGTTTGCCAATGTACTGGGGGAGTTAAATGTAAACAAAGGTGATCGGATTTTTTCATTTCTGGGCCGGATACCAGAGCTATACTTTGCGGCGCTGGGTACATTAAAGAAAGTAGCCGTTTTCTGTCCGCTGTTCAATGTATTTGGGCCGGAGCCAGTGTTTCAGCGCCTGAGTCGTGGCGATGCTAAAGTATTGGTTACTACCAAAGATTTGTTTGAGAAGAAAGTACGCCAGTTGCTGGAGCGGCTGCCGGAGTTAAAATATGTATTACTGACGGACATAGACCAAGATGAAGATGAACAGATCCGCTCACTGCCCCGCCTGATGGAACAGGCTTCGGATGAGTTCATCATCCCCCCTACCGACCCTGAGGACCCGGCGCTGCTGCACTTTACAAGCGGTACCACCGGCATGCCCAAAGGTGCCTTGCACGTGCACAAAGCTGTGCTGGTACATTACGTAACCGGTAAGTATGTGCTCGACTTCCATCCAGGCGATATCTACTGGTGTACCGCTGATCCGGGCTGGGTAACCGGTACTTCTTATGGCATTATCGCTCCGCTTGTGAATGGTGTAACAAATGTAGTGGATGAAGAAGAGTTTGATGCCACACGATGGTATTCTATACTGGAAGAACAGAAAGTCAACGTCTGGTATACTGCTCCCACCGGTATCCGCCGCCTGATGCGCATGAACATCAACCCACGTGAAAAGTATAACCTCGAGAACCTGCGCCTGATGCTGAGTGTGGGCGAACCGCTGCACGCAGAGGCTGTAGTATGGGGTGAGAAAAACTTCGGTATGCCTTTCCTGGATAACTGGTGGCAGACTGAAACCGGTGGTATTATGATCGCCAACTATAGGGCGATGCAGGTAAAGCCCGGCTCTATGGGTAAACCACTGCCAGGTGTAGAAGCAGCTATTGCCGAGGTAATCGATGACAGTTTCAGAATTATTGAGGAACCTGACAAAGACGGGCACCTGGTACTAAAGCGTGGCTGGCCCTCCATGTTTCGCACTTACCTGCACGACGAAGAACGCTATAACAAAAGCTTCCACGGCGACTGGTACATTACCGGTGATCTGGCCAAACGCGACACAGAGGGATATTACTGGTTTGTTGGCCGTGCAGATGACATCATCAAAACTTCCGGCCATATGGTGGGACCTTTTGAAGTAGAAAGCGCGCTGATGGAACACCCAGCCATAGCCGAAGCCGCTGTTATCGGTAAACCCGATCAACTGATAGGAGAACTGGTAAAAGCTTTCATTGTGCTGAAACCGGAACAACACGCTGATGAGAACCTGAAGATGGATATCACAGCACATGCCCGGAGAAAGCTAGGTCCTGCTGTGGCACCTAAAGAAATTGCTTTCATAGATAATTTACCAAAAACCAGAAGTGGCAAGATATTGCGCAGGCTACTAAAGGCTCGTGAACTCGGTTTACCGGAGGGGGATTTGTCGACGCTGGAGCAGCCGTGA
- a CDS encoding SDR family oxidoreductase: protein MEKPFQDKVAIVTGGSFGIGRATSILFAQRGAKVAVVDWVEDPETVNNIKVAGGEAIFIKCDVSKDSDVRNMVEQTVSTFGRLDYAFNNAGIEGASAPTHEATEENFEKVIGINVKGVWLCMKYEISHMLQQGKGAIVNCSSIAGVIGFPGIPIYTASKHAVIGLTKTAALEYAQSGIRVNAVCPGAIQTAMIDRFMEKNKVSKESMVAGEPMGRFGEPDEIAEAAIWLCSDASSFTTGHAMVVDGGWVAR from the coding sequence ATGGAAAAACCGTTTCAGGATAAAGTTGCCATTGTAACAGGTGGGAGCTTTGGTATTGGTAGAGCAACGTCCATTTTGTTTGCACAGCGCGGAGCAAAAGTAGCTGTTGTAGATTGGGTGGAAGACCCGGAAACAGTAAATAATATTAAAGTTGCCGGCGGTGAGGCTATTTTTATAAAGTGTGATGTGTCGAAAGACAGTGATGTCCGGAATATGGTAGAACAAACTGTAAGCACCTTTGGCCGATTAGACTACGCTTTCAACAATGCTGGTATTGAAGGTGCTTCCGCACCCACACACGAAGCTACTGAAGAGAATTTTGAGAAAGTGATAGGTATTAACGTGAAGGGTGTGTGGCTCTGTATGAAGTATGAGATCTCGCACATGCTGCAACAAGGCAAAGGAGCTATTGTTAACTGTTCCTCCATCGCCGGAGTGATCGGTTTCCCGGGAATCCCTATTTATACTGCATCGAAGCATGCAGTTATTGGCCTTACCAAAACTGCTGCCCTGGAGTATGCTCAATCTGGTATCCGGGTAAATGCTGTGTGCCCCGGCGCTATACAAACAGCCATGATCGATCGCTTTATGGAAAAAAACAAAGTTTCGAAAGAGTCTATGGTTGCGGGAGAACCTATGGGCCGTTTTGGTGAACCGGATGAGATTGCAGAGGCCGCTATCTGGCTGTGTTCTGATGCTTCTTCCTTTACAACAGGCCATGCCATGGTGGTAGATGGAGGCTGGGTAGCTCGTTAG